The following proteins are encoded in a genomic region of Neovison vison isolate M4711 chromosome 12, ASM_NN_V1, whole genome shotgun sequence:
- the LOC122891500 gene encoding keratin, type II cuticular Hb1 isoform X1 yields MTCGSGFCGRAFSCISACGPRPGRCCITAAPYRGVSCYRGLTGGFGSHSVCGGFRAGSCGRSFGYRSGGVCGPSPPCITSVSVNESLLTPLNLEIDPNAQCVKHEEKEQIKCLNSRFAAFIDKVRFLEQQNKLLETKWQFYQNRKCCESNLEPLFEGYIETLRREAECVEADSGRLASELNHVQEVLEGYKKKYEEEVALRATAENEFVALKKDVDCAYLRKSDLEANAEALTEEIDFLRRLYEEEIRVLHAHISDTSVIVKMDNSRDLNMDCIVAEIKAQYDDIASRSRAEAESWYRSKCEEMKATVIRHGETLRRTKEEINELNRMIQRLTAEVENAKCQNTKLEAAVTQAEQQGETALSDARCKLAELEAALQKAKQDMACLVKEYQEVMNSKLGLDIEIATYRRLLEGEEQRLCEGVGAVNVCVSSSRGGVVCGDLCVSGSRPVTGSACSAPCSGNLAVSTGMCAPCAPCAPCAPCAPCGPCNSVTSCGLGTGGVGSCGISSCGVGSCASSCRRC; encoded by the exons ATGACCTGCGGATCAGGATTCTGTGGCCGCGCCTTCAGCTGCATCTCAGCCTGCGGGCCCCGGCCAGGCCGCTGCTGCATCACGGCTGCCCCCTACCGCGGAGTCTCCTGCTACCGCGGCCTCACTGGGGGCTTTGGCAGCCACAGCGTCTGTGGGGGCTTCCGTGCTGGTTCCTGTGGCCGCAGCTTCGGCTACCGCTCCGGAGGCGTGTGTGGACCCAGCCCACCCTGCATCACCAGCGTGTCTGTCAACGAGAGCCTCCTCACGCCCCTCAACCTGGAGATCGACCCCAATGCTCAGTGTGTGAAGCATGAGGAGAAGGAGCAGATCAAGTGCCTCAACAGCAGGTTTGCTGCCTTCATTGACAAG GTGCGCTTCCTGGAGCAGCAGAACAAGCTGCTGGAGACCAAGTGGCAGTTCTACCAGAACCGCAAGTGCTGCGAGAGCAACCTGGAGCCCCTGTTCGAGGGCTACATCGAGACGCTGAGGCGGGAGGCCGAGTGCGTGGAGGCCGACAGCGGGAGGCTGGCTTCGGAGCTCAACCACGTGCAAGAGGTGCTGGAGGGCTACAAGAAGAA ATACGAAGAAGAGGTGGCACTAAGGGCCACCGCTGAGAATGAATTTGTGGCCCTGAAGAAG GATGTGGACTGCGCCTATCTCCGCAAGTCAGACCTGGAGGCCAACGCGGAGGCCCTGACAGAGGAGATTGACTTCCTGCGGCGTTTGTATGAAGAG GAGATCCGCGTTCTCCACGCCCACATCTCAGACACCTCGGTCATCGTCAAGATGGACAACAGCCGGGACCTGAACATGGACTGCATTGTGGCCGAGATCAAGGCTCAGTACGACGACATCGCCAGCCGCAGCCGGGCTGAGGCCGAGTCCTGGTACCGCAGCAAG tgtgaGGAGATGAAGGCCACGGTGATCCGGCATGGGGAGACCCTGCGCCGCACCAAGGAGGAGATCAACGAGCTCAACCGCATGATCCAGAGGCTGACGGCTGAGGTTGAGAATGCCAAGTGCCAG AACACCAAGCTGGAGGCCGCAGTGACCCAGGCTGAGCAACAAGGCGAGACGGCTCTGAGCGATGCCCGCTGCAAGCTGGCAGAGCTGGAGGCCGCCCTGCAGAAGGCCAAGCAGGACATGGCCTGCCTGGTCAAGGAGTACCAGGAGGTGATGAACTCCAAGCTGGGCCTGGACATCGAGATCGCCACCTACAGGCGGCTGCTGGAAGGCGAAGAACAGAG ACTATGTGAAGGCGTTGGCGCAGTGAATGTCT GTGTCAGCAGCTCCCGCGGCGGGGTCGTCTGTGGGGACCTCTGCGTGTCCGGCTCCCGGCCTGTGACCGGCAGTGCGTGCAGCGCCCCCTGTAGCGGGAACCTGGCGGTGAGCACAGGCATGTGCGCGCCCTGCGCCCCCTGTGCCCCCTGTGCCCCCTGTGCCCCCTGTGGCCCCTGCAACTCAGTCACGTCTTGTGGCCTGGGCACTGGTGGCGTGGGCTCCTGTGGCATCAGCTCCTGCGGCGTGGGCTCCTGCGCCAGCAGCTGCCGCAGATGTTAG
- the LOC122891500 gene encoding keratin, type II cuticular Hb1 isoform X2 — protein MTCGSGFCGRAFSCISACGPRPGRCCITAAPYRGVSCYRGLTGGFGSHSVCGGFRAGSCGRSFGYRSGGVCGPSPPCITSVSVNESLLTPLNLEIDPNAQCVKHEEKEQIKCLNSRFAAFIDKVRFLEQQNKLLETKWQFYQNRKCCESNLEPLFEGYIETLRREAECVEADSGRLASELNHVQEVLEGYKKKYEEEVALRATAENEFVALKKDVDCAYLRKSDLEANAEALTEEIDFLRRLYEEEIRVLHAHISDTSVIVKMDNSRDLNMDCIVAEIKAQYDDIASRSRAEAESWYRSKCEEMKATVIRHGETLRRTKEEINELNRMIQRLTAEVENAKCQNTKLEAAVTQAEQQGETALSDARCKLAELEAALQKAKQDMACLVKEYQEVMNSKLGLDIEIATYRRLLEGEEQRLCEGVGAVNVCVSSSRGGVVCGDLCVSGSRPVTGSACSAPCSGNLAVSTGMCAPCAGVGSCASSCRRC, from the exons ATGACCTGCGGATCAGGATTCTGTGGCCGCGCCTTCAGCTGCATCTCAGCCTGCGGGCCCCGGCCAGGCCGCTGCTGCATCACGGCTGCCCCCTACCGCGGAGTCTCCTGCTACCGCGGCCTCACTGGGGGCTTTGGCAGCCACAGCGTCTGTGGGGGCTTCCGTGCTGGTTCCTGTGGCCGCAGCTTCGGCTACCGCTCCGGAGGCGTGTGTGGACCCAGCCCACCCTGCATCACCAGCGTGTCTGTCAACGAGAGCCTCCTCACGCCCCTCAACCTGGAGATCGACCCCAATGCTCAGTGTGTGAAGCATGAGGAGAAGGAGCAGATCAAGTGCCTCAACAGCAGGTTTGCTGCCTTCATTGACAAG GTGCGCTTCCTGGAGCAGCAGAACAAGCTGCTGGAGACCAAGTGGCAGTTCTACCAGAACCGCAAGTGCTGCGAGAGCAACCTGGAGCCCCTGTTCGAGGGCTACATCGAGACGCTGAGGCGGGAGGCCGAGTGCGTGGAGGCCGACAGCGGGAGGCTGGCTTCGGAGCTCAACCACGTGCAAGAGGTGCTGGAGGGCTACAAGAAGAA ATACGAAGAAGAGGTGGCACTAAGGGCCACCGCTGAGAATGAATTTGTGGCCCTGAAGAAG GATGTGGACTGCGCCTATCTCCGCAAGTCAGACCTGGAGGCCAACGCGGAGGCCCTGACAGAGGAGATTGACTTCCTGCGGCGTTTGTATGAAGAG GAGATCCGCGTTCTCCACGCCCACATCTCAGACACCTCGGTCATCGTCAAGATGGACAACAGCCGGGACCTGAACATGGACTGCATTGTGGCCGAGATCAAGGCTCAGTACGACGACATCGCCAGCCGCAGCCGGGCTGAGGCCGAGTCCTGGTACCGCAGCAAG tgtgaGGAGATGAAGGCCACGGTGATCCGGCATGGGGAGACCCTGCGCCGCACCAAGGAGGAGATCAACGAGCTCAACCGCATGATCCAGAGGCTGACGGCTGAGGTTGAGAATGCCAAGTGCCAG AACACCAAGCTGGAGGCCGCAGTGACCCAGGCTGAGCAACAAGGCGAGACGGCTCTGAGCGATGCCCGCTGCAAGCTGGCAGAGCTGGAGGCCGCCCTGCAGAAGGCCAAGCAGGACATGGCCTGCCTGGTCAAGGAGTACCAGGAGGTGATGAACTCCAAGCTGGGCCTGGACATCGAGATCGCCACCTACAGGCGGCTGCTGGAAGGCGAAGAACAGAG ACTATGTGAAGGCGTTGGCGCAGTGAATGTCT GTGTCAGCAGCTCCCGCGGCGGGGTCGTCTGTGGGGACCTCTGCGTGTCCGGCTCCCGGCCTGTGACCGGCAGTGCGTGCAGCGCCCCCTGTAGCGGGAACCTGGCGGTGAGCACAGGCATGTGCGCGCCCTGCGC CGGCGTGGGCTCCTGCGCCAGCAGCTGCCGCAGATGTTAG